A part of Deinococcus aerolatus genomic DNA contains:
- a CDS encoding ATP-dependent Clp protease ATP-binding subunit gives MNRYDDRARLVFHYAREEGNRLGHAMVGPEHLLLGLMREGGTAATILTEFGASLDGLRRRVEEIIGRGEGNRLNDAPSITPRARRVMELASSEARSLGAQVTSTEHILLGIIREGDGVAFRILQELTKDVDTIRWRILAQGESSGGKAAKPVATPFLDEYGRDLTKWAREGKLDPVVGRSEEIRRVTQILTRRTKNNPVLIGDPGVGKTAIVEGLALAIVEKRTPPNLHGIRLISLDLSGVVAGTKYRGEFEERLRQIIEELRNAKVMAFIDELHTLVGAGGAEGTLDAANILKPALSRGEIQVIGATTTGEYHRYIEKDAALERRFQPVIVLEPSPAETLQILRGLRPKYEEHHGVQIPDAALELAVRIGERSLPGRNFPDKAIDLIDEAASRVRLNMSIDLPVAENEDGEPYVTREDIESVINSMGGIYSEETAEQLGDLEASLEDQVYGQPDAIKALSSALRRARVGLGGRTRVAASFLFVGPSGVGKTHLARALSRSLFHSERALIRVDMSEFQESHSISKLIGSPPGYVGYEQGGRLTEAVRRQPFSVILLDEIEKAHPDVYNTFLQVLDDGRLTDGLGRAVDFRRTIIIMTSNTGFNVGPTVGFSPVTPDNNAPLRHIFTPEFLDRLDDVIRFRPLGEEELVRVAQQLMGEMREELASRELNVTFDPAIASWLVGKLKARSPKHAVGSSRQLRTLVREEIEDPLSLELISRDGDEVRVVLTDAGVQFERGTTAPPQILA, from the coding sequence ATGAACCGATATGACGACCGCGCCCGACTCGTGTTCCACTATGCCCGCGAGGAAGGCAACCGCCTGGGCCACGCGATGGTCGGCCCCGAACATCTGCTGCTGGGCCTAATGCGTGAGGGCGGCACCGCCGCCACCATCCTGACCGAATTCGGAGCCAGCCTGGACGGCCTGCGCCGCCGCGTCGAGGAGATCATCGGACGCGGCGAGGGCAACCGTCTCAATGACGCCCCCAGCATCACGCCGCGCGCCCGCCGGGTGATGGAACTGGCCAGCAGTGAGGCTCGTAGCCTGGGTGCACAGGTGACCAGCACCGAACACATTCTGCTGGGCATCATCCGCGAGGGCGACGGCGTGGCCTTCCGCATCCTGCAGGAGCTGACCAAGGACGTGGACACCATCCGCTGGCGCATCCTGGCGCAGGGCGAGAGCAGCGGGGGCAAGGCGGCCAAGCCCGTGGCGACGCCGTTTCTGGACGAATATGGCCGTGACCTGACCAAGTGGGCCCGCGAGGGCAAGCTGGACCCGGTGGTTGGCCGCAGCGAGGAAATCCGCCGCGTCACGCAGATCCTGACCCGCCGCACCAAGAACAACCCGGTGCTGATTGGTGACCCCGGCGTGGGCAAGACCGCCATTGTGGAGGGGCTGGCCCTCGCCATCGTGGAGAAGCGCACGCCGCCCAACCTGCACGGCATCCGCCTGATCAGCCTGGACCTGTCGGGCGTGGTGGCCGGAACCAAGTACCGCGGTGAGTTCGAGGAACGCCTGCGCCAGATCATCGAGGAACTGCGCAACGCCAAGGTGATGGCCTTTATCGACGAGCTGCATACCCTGGTGGGTGCGGGCGGCGCGGAAGGCACGCTGGACGCGGCCAACATCCTCAAGCCCGCGCTGTCACGCGGTGAGATTCAGGTGATCGGTGCCACCACCACCGGGGAATACCACCGCTACATCGAGAAGGACGCCGCCCTGGAACGCCGCTTCCAGCCGGTGATCGTGCTGGAACCCAGCCCCGCCGAAACCTTGCAGATTCTGCGTGGCCTGCGGCCCAAGTACGAGGAACACCACGGCGTGCAGATTCCCGACGCGGCGCTGGAACTGGCCGTTCGCATTGGTGAGCGCAGCCTGCCGGGGCGCAACTTTCCCGACAAGGCCATTGACCTGATCGACGAGGCCGCCAGCCGCGTGCGTCTGAACATGAGCATCGATCTGCCGGTGGCCGAGAACGAGGACGGCGAACCCTACGTGACCCGCGAGGACATCGAGAGCGTCATCAACTCGATGGGCGGCATCTACAGCGAGGAAACCGCCGAGCAACTCGGCGATCTGGAGGCCAGCCTGGAAGATCAGGTGTACGGCCAGCCGGACGCCATCAAGGCCCTGAGCTCGGCGCTGCGCCGCGCCCGCGTGGGCCTGGGCGGACGCACCCGTGTGGCGGCCAGCTTCCTGTTTGTCGGCCCCAGCGGTGTGGGCAAGACGCACCTGGCCCGCGCCCTGTCGCGCAGCCTGTTTCACTCCGAGCGTGCCCTGATCCGGGTGGACATGTCCGAGTTTCAGGAAAGCCACAGCATCAGCAAGCTGATCGGCTCTCCTCCCGGTTACGTGGGTTACGAGCAGGGCGGCCGCCTGACCGAGGCCGTGCGCCGCCAGCCGTTCAGCGTGATCCTGCTCGACGAGATCGAGAAAGCGCACCCGGACGTATACAACACCTTCTTGCAGGTGCTGGACGACGGCCGCCTGACCGACGGGCTGGGCCGCGCGGTGGACTTCCGGCGCACCATCATCATCATGACCAGCAACACCGGCTTCAACGTCGGCCCCACGGTCGGCTTCAGCCCGGTGACGCCCGACAACAACGCGCCGCTGCGCCACATCTTCACCCCGGAATTCCTGGACCGCCTGGATGACGTGATCCGCTTCAGGCCGCTGGGCGAGGAGGAACTGGTGCGCGTGGCCCAGCAATTGATGGGCGAGATGCGCGAGGAACTGGCCAGCCGCGAGCTGAACGTGACCTTCGATCCGGCCATTGCGTCGTGGTTGGTGGGCAAGCTCAAGGCCCGCAGTCCCAAGCACGCGGTGGGCAGCTCGCGCCAGCTGCGAACGCTGGTACGCGAGGAGATTGAGGACCCGCTGTCCCTGGAACTGATCAGCCGCGACGGCGACGAGGTGCGCGTGGTCCTGACCGACGCAGGCGTGCAGTTCGAGCGCGGCACCACGGCCCCGCCGCAGATTCTGGCGTAG
- a CDS encoding carboxymuconolactone decarboxylase family protein, with protein MTDTEGHMDPSRPQDRARRVIFGSQHDRILERLQGLDPALAAHIQDFAYDTVYEQSALDLKTQELIACALLVSLGSPPELRTHLRGALNAGATEQEVRGALMMCVPYLGFPRAVAGFEALKSHLDAQETKKG; from the coding sequence ATGACCGACACCGAAGGCCACATGGACCCATCCCGCCCGCAGGACCGCGCCAGGAGGGTGATTTTTGGTTCCCAGCACGACCGCATCCTGGAGCGCCTGCAGGGCCTGGACCCTGCCCTGGCCGCCCACATTCAGGATTTTGCCTACGACACCGTGTACGAGCAGTCGGCGCTGGACCTGAAGACGCAGGAGCTGATCGCATGTGCGCTGCTGGTCTCGCTAGGCAGCCCGCCGGAACTGCGGACCCACCTGCGCGGCGCCCTGAACGCCGGGGCGACGGAGCAGGAAGTTCGGGGCGCGCTGATGATGTGCGTGCCCTATCTGGGATTCCCGCGTGCGGTGGCCGGCTTCGAGGCGCTCAAAAGCCATCTGGATGCTCAGGAGACCAAAAAAGGGTGA
- a CDS encoding outer membrane protein: MKKLISLTILAAAATAAAQSFNNIELGLTGGYAGGLSGEAFVHAPNVVGPVGIKVGVAYTRPSDSIRDSSDIGAGPFSGYKAAGATESGSATVISVDGTYGLGEVAPGIDTMVYGGARYGMFKGTEDYGSGLTTTYSSNSFGLGAGAMASYALTGNLSLVGDLGADYFFKSTIDRKTNTAAGPTSDSYATGDANYNDFNNRFVRPGTNFKARLGIKYMF, from the coding sequence ATGAAGAAGCTGATCTCCCTGACGATTCTTGCTGCCGCCGCAACGGCCGCCGCACAGTCTTTTAACAACATCGAACTCGGCTTGACCGGCGGCTATGCGGGCGGCCTGAGCGGCGAGGCGTTTGTGCACGCGCCCAACGTGGTGGGTCCGGTGGGCATCAAGGTGGGCGTGGCCTATACCCGTCCTAGCGATTCGATCCGCGATTCGAGTGACATTGGTGCTGGCCCCTTCTCGGGATACAAGGCGGCTGGAGCCACCGAGAGCGGGAGCGCTACGGTAATTTCCGTGGACGGTACCTACGGTCTGGGCGAAGTGGCCCCCGGCATCGACACAATGGTCTACGGAGGCGCTCGTTACGGCATGTTCAAGGGCACCGAGGACTACGGCTCTGGTCTGACCACCACATACTCCAGCAACTCCTTTGGTCTGGGAGCAGGTGCGATGGCCAGCTACGCCCTGACGGGCAACCTGAGCTTGGTGGGCGATCTGGGCGCGGACTATTTCTTCAAGTCAACGATTGACCGCAAGACCAACACCGCTGCGGGACCGACGAGTGACTCCTACGCTACGGGCGACGCTAATTACAACGATTTCAATAACCGCTTCGTGCGCCCCGGCACCAACTTTAAGGCCCGTCTGGGCATCAAGTACATGTTCTGA
- a CDS encoding electron transfer flavoprotein subunit beta/FixA family protein, with the protein MKILTLVRQVPDAEARVKVSGDRVDLDGTTLVIDGMDEYGVEEALRLREGGANVEDIVALAVGPKKVEDALRTALAMGVDRAIHIETDERLDAVSLSKIVAQVAQAEGTSLILLGGQEADWDSQALGAASAERLGWPQLTWTNELSADGDTLTGRHDVDDGNEGFKVSLPAVITAQQGLNEPRYPTLPNIMKAKKKELRKDELGSYDVQPGVQYLGAEIQTRARLNRMIDGKDPQAAAEQLLDLLRNEAKVLA; encoded by the coding sequence ATGAAAATTTTAACCCTAGTCCGGCAGGTTCCCGACGCTGAAGCGCGTGTCAAGGTCAGTGGTGACCGCGTTGATCTGGACGGCACCACGCTGGTGATCGACGGCATGGACGAGTACGGCGTGGAAGAGGCCCTGCGCCTGCGCGAGGGCGGCGCCAACGTGGAAGACATCGTGGCGCTGGCCGTCGGCCCCAAGAAGGTCGAAGACGCGCTGCGTACCGCCCTGGCGATGGGCGTGGACCGCGCCATTCACATCGAGACCGACGAGCGTCTCGACGCCGTGTCCCTGAGCAAGATCGTGGCGCAGGTGGCGCAGGCCGAGGGCACGAGCCTGATTCTGCTGGGCGGCCAGGAAGCCGACTGGGATTCCCAAGCCCTGGGGGCCGCCAGCGCCGAACGCCTGGGCTGGCCCCAGCTGACCTGGACCAACGAGCTGAGCGCCGACGGCGACACCCTGACCGGCCGCCACGACGTGGACGACGGCAACGAGGGCTTTAAAGTCAGTCTGCCGGCCGTGATCACCGCCCAGCAGGGCCTGAACGAGCCGCGTTACCCCACGCTGCCCAACATCATGAAGGCCAAGAAAAAGGAGCTGCGCAAGGACGAACTGGGCAGCTACGACGTGCAGCCGGGCGTCCAGTACCTGGGTGCGGAAATTCAGACCCGCGCCCGCCTCAACCGGATGATCGACGGCAAGGATCCGCAGGCCGCCGCCGAACAGCTGCTCGACCTCCTGCGAAACGAAGCGAAGGTGCTGGCATGA
- a CDS encoding electron transfer flavoprotein subunit alpha/FixB family protein → MILVVAEHAGGKLGKSTLEMVTAARDSGREGPITLLVLGQDVAAVATEAAAVADQVLVGDLPALAQYNPEVWAAAVTQIAREGEASTVLIGGSRSGREYAPRVAVKLDAPYLEDVIKLSAEGDALQAQRYTFLARVTETVQASGPVIVATVKPGSFAPAAPAGAAGEQYDIELDLPTSRTEITGKSVEKSSRVALSEAEIIVTGGRGVGSPENFAQYVEGLADNIGAGVGATRAVVDAGWRPYAEQVGQTGKTVQPKAYIALGVSGAVQHLSGMGKSKNIIAINKDAEAPIFKVADYGIVGDVNQIVPALIAASKK, encoded by the coding sequence ATGATTTTAGTTGTTGCGGAACACGCCGGGGGCAAACTCGGCAAGTCCACCCTGGAAATGGTCACCGCTGCCCGTGACTCTGGCCGCGAGGGACCCATCACCCTGCTGGTTCTCGGTCAGGACGTGGCCGCCGTCGCCACCGAGGCCGCCGCCGTAGCCGATCAGGTGCTGGTGGGTGACCTGCCCGCGCTGGCGCAGTACAACCCCGAGGTGTGGGCCGCCGCCGTGACCCAGATCGCCCGTGAAGGCGAGGCCAGCACCGTGCTGATCGGCGGCAGCCGTTCGGGCCGCGAGTACGCGCCGCGCGTGGCGGTCAAGCTGGACGCCCCGTACCTGGAAGACGTGATCAAGTTGAGCGCCGAGGGCGACGCCCTGCAGGCGCAGCGCTACACCTTCCTGGCCCGCGTGACCGAGACGGTGCAGGCCAGTGGTCCCGTCATTGTGGCCACCGTCAAGCCCGGCAGCTTTGCCCCGGCCGCCCCGGCAGGCGCGGCGGGCGAGCAGTACGACATCGAACTGGACCTGCCCACCTCCCGCACGGAAATTACCGGCAAGAGCGTGGAGAAGAGCAGCCGCGTGGCCCTCTCGGAAGCCGAGATCATCGTGACCGGCGGGCGCGGCGTGGGCAGCCCCGAGAACTTCGCGCAGTACGTCGAGGGTCTGGCCGACAACATCGGCGCGGGTGTGGGGGCCACACGGGCCGTGGTGGACGCGGGCTGGCGGCCCTACGCCGAGCAGGTGGGCCAGACCGGCAAGACCGTGCAGCCCAAGGCGTATATCGCGCTGGGCGTCAGCGGCGCGGTGCAGCACCTGTCGGGTATGGGCAAGAGCAAGAACATCATCGCCATCAACAAGGACGCCGAGGCCCCGATCTTCAAGGTGGCCGACTACGGCATTGTGGGCGACGTGAACCAGATCGTCCCGGCCTTGATCGCGGCCAGCAAGAAGTAA